In the Candidatus Bipolaricaulota bacterium genome, ATGGAAGTCCTCCACGACGTCTCGATCGAGGTCGATTCCCAAGAGATCGTCACCATCATCGGCCCAAACGGGGCAGGAAAATCAACCTTGATGAAGACGATCTTCGGCCTCCTCACCCCGACCGCCGGGCGGATCGAGTTCGGCGAACGCGACATCACCGGGATGCCGCCGGATAAGATCGTCCGACTCGGGATGGCTTACGTCCCCCAGGTGGAGAACGTATTCCCTTCCCTTACCGTGCAGGAGAACCTGGAGA is a window encoding:
- a CDS encoding ATP-binding cassette domain-containing protein, coding for MSLLKVEGVTSGYGDMEVLHDVSIEVDSQEIVTIIGPNGAGKSTLMKTIFGLLTPTAGRIEFGERDITGMPPDKIVRLGMAYVPQVENVFPSLTVQENLEMGAFIRTDDFSDRIEEIYSLFPPLRRRRNQRVGKMSGGERQMVAMGRALMLDPRLLML